From Pseudomonas fluorescens, one genomic window encodes:
- a CDS encoding glycosyltransferase, producing the protein MSPEKKVEILFCLRRDAPEKPGGDSGKVYKYKSHLEARGFLVNVVTDPGELAIRDTTPDVMHMFNMQTPYENYRYLTWALNRKVPICFSPIHHEKKYMVQYFSAGLLGRFLSYDAYLMLSSFAKEFIKFKSVRNVLAYSSTPLGINKRLVERSARIFPLSESELGNIRTDVTDRLPPDKVKVIPNALTFSHGVGNQSASRDIDVMVVGRIEPRKNILKIAKAFSGTHYRVVFAGKENTNHAKYCEKFKSIVEASPNLEYLGELKQEQLAYHYKRSKINLSNSWFEVVSQVDLEATSLGCKPIVSAASALFDYFSSPPLRLEPDCTQADILNCVKLALQDDYKPRLKDDFSNDWEGVTNILINEYNALLGRKDSPA; encoded by the coding sequence ATGAGTCCAGAAAAAAAAGTCGAGATTCTTTTTTGTCTCAGGCGCGATGCTCCCGAGAAACCAGGTGGCGACTCAGGCAAGGTCTATAAGTATAAGTCTCACCTTGAGGCCAGGGGCTTTTTGGTCAATGTGGTGACCGATCCTGGTGAATTGGCTATTCGCGACACCACGCCGGATGTCATGCATATGTTCAATATGCAAACACCGTACGAAAACTATCGGTATCTGACCTGGGCACTGAACAGGAAAGTGCCGATCTGCTTTTCGCCCATTCACCATGAAAAGAAATACATGGTGCAGTATTTCAGTGCCGGGCTCCTGGGCAGGTTTTTAAGTTACGACGCGTACCTGATGCTCAGTTCCTTTGCCAAAGAGTTCATTAAGTTCAAGAGTGTCCGTAATGTGCTGGCCTACAGCAGCACGCCATTGGGGATAAACAAGAGGCTGGTCGAGCGTTCGGCGAGAATCTTTCCGTTGTCGGAGAGTGAACTCGGCAACATAAGAACCGACGTCACCGATCGGTTGCCGCCTGACAAGGTAAAAGTCATACCTAACGCATTGACCTTCAGCCATGGTGTCGGCAACCAATCCGCGTCCCGTGACATAGATGTCATGGTGGTCGGGCGCATTGAGCCCAGAAAAAACATTCTGAAGATCGCCAAGGCGTTCAGCGGTACACATTACCGGGTCGTATTCGCGGGTAAAGAAAACACCAATCACGCGAAGTACTGCGAGAAATTCAAGTCAATCGTCGAGGCCAGCCCCAATCTTGAATACCTTGGCGAACTGAAACAGGAACAGCTTGCCTACCATTATAAAAGGTCAAAGATAAACCTATCGAACTCATGGTTTGAGGTGGTTTCTCAAGTGGATCTGGAGGCGACGTCTCTGGGATGCAAGCCCATCGTGTCGGCCGCTTCAGCCTTGTTCGATTACTTCTCGTCGCCGCCCCTCAGACTGGAACCCGACTGTACCCAGGCCGATATTCTTAACTGCGTAAAACTCGCCCTGCAGGATGATTATAAGCCTCGGTTGAAAGACGATTTTTCCAATGACTGGGAAGGTGTCACCAATATCCTGATCAATGAATACAACGCTCTGTTGGGGCGCAAGGACTCGCCAGCATGA
- a CDS encoding O-antigen polymerase, with amino-acid sequence MIFVVLLVISIFVVYITYATKKSITYLWFSVFLILSYLVDGYFTDDYQYLFFSATYPKMPADSVSNASVAVFCLLTLMVYSFLTIFFSKRTRILESSFQVSITGKFIAVCVLYTLFLSGVVAVSMQKYSLASMLSNRQSFFEDNLLAGIALYTAPALSVLSFTGAIWSRSLALRLFFIVVLILTFCASLISGSRSTLVLNCILPCIFYLVIHNAQRKRRSKLSKKTIVKLVLACVVLFSLSTLYRDFTRGEQEELNVFVSPDFVTFDSSSLIMQQDIGPAQTYLAAFTFLIPRVIWSEKPISGNRYFTQEFFYERLIDSGAEITASLIGEAYINFRWFGVLSAGGLLFCLSQLIEKLFRTGGIYSVLGLIFLFRGTNIIRGDLLNTLVPLFFSFFIFYLASVKIVLSRKHSSVRYAL; translated from the coding sequence ATGATATTCGTCGTCCTCCTGGTGATTTCGATTTTTGTCGTGTACATCACCTATGCAACAAAAAAGTCGATAACGTATCTGTGGTTTTCGGTTTTTCTAATTCTTTCTTATTTGGTCGATGGTTATTTCACAGACGATTATCAATATCTGTTTTTCTCTGCGACCTATCCAAAAATGCCAGCGGATTCGGTATCGAATGCCAGTGTCGCCGTCTTTTGTCTACTGACCTTGATGGTCTACAGTTTTTTAACGATATTTTTCAGCAAAAGAACTCGAATACTGGAATCGAGTTTTCAAGTGAGCATCACCGGGAAATTTATCGCGGTCTGTGTGTTGTACACACTTTTTCTGAGTGGCGTGGTAGCGGTCAGCATGCAGAAGTATTCGCTCGCTTCAATGTTGAGCAATAGACAGAGCTTTTTTGAAGATAACCTGCTCGCAGGTATCGCCCTGTACACCGCACCGGCACTGTCGGTCTTATCCTTCACCGGGGCCATCTGGTCCAGATCACTTGCCCTTCGGCTGTTTTTCATCGTGGTCTTGATACTGACCTTCTGTGCAAGCCTTATCTCGGGCAGTCGCTCGACCCTGGTCCTGAACTGCATCTTGCCTTGCATATTTTACCTGGTGATACACAACGCTCAGCGTAAAAGGCGGAGCAAGTTAAGCAAGAAAACCATTGTCAAATTGGTGTTGGCCTGCGTTGTCCTATTCAGCCTTTCCACACTGTACCGGGACTTTACGCGGGGCGAACAAGAAGAGCTCAATGTGTTTGTTTCTCCGGACTTTGTAACGTTCGACTCCAGTTCTTTGATTATGCAACAGGATATCGGCCCGGCTCAGACGTATCTGGCGGCCTTTACTTTTTTGATCCCTCGCGTGATTTGGAGCGAAAAACCCATCTCGGGCAATCGCTACTTCACCCAGGAATTTTTCTATGAACGATTGATTGACAGCGGCGCCGAGATCACCGCGTCATTGATAGGCGAGGCCTATATAAACTTTCGCTGGTTTGGCGTGCTCAGCGCCGGAGGGCTGTTGTTTTGTTTGAGTCAGCTTATTGAAAAGCTGTTTCGGACAGGGGGTATCTACTCTGTGCTGGGTCTGATCTTTCTATTCAGAGGCACCAATATTATTCGTGGAGACTTGCTGAACACCCTGGTTCCGCTGTTCTTCTCGTTTTTTATATTTTATTTGGCCTCGGTGAAAATCGTGCTGTCAAGGAAGCATTCAAGTGTGAGGTATGCCCTATGA
- a CDS encoding serine O-acetyltransferase: protein MFALIRSDIRAVYGNAGFKSVLKSLLNPSIHASLLVRLAASKNKLVHILSRNLLIAKHSIDVGYGASIEAGLHLPHPVSIVIGSGSVIGKNLTLYQGCTIGNKRGYPTLQDGVTIYPNSVVVGNVTIGAHAVIGANSFVDRSLPPETTYRG from the coding sequence GTGTTTGCGTTGATTAGAAGCGATATTCGCGCTGTGTATGGTAATGCCGGTTTCAAATCAGTATTGAAGTCACTGTTGAACCCCAGCATCCATGCATCATTACTGGTGAGGCTTGCCGCGTCGAAAAACAAGCTGGTGCATATCTTGAGCAGGAATCTGTTGATTGCCAAGCATTCCATCGATGTTGGCTATGGCGCGTCAATTGAAGCAGGGCTGCATTTGCCACACCCGGTGTCGATAGTCATTGGTTCGGGAAGTGTGATTGGAAAGAATTTAACGCTCTATCAGGGATGCACAATCGGTAACAAGAGAGGGTATCCCACGCTCCAGGATGGCGTGACGATTTACCCGAACTCTGTAGTTGTAGGAAATGTCACGATCGGCGCACATGCAGTGATAGGAGCAAACAGTTTTGTGGATAGAAGCCTACCACCCGAGACGACATACCGCGGTTAG
- a CDS encoding NAD-dependent epimerase, with protein MKYLVTGAAGFIGSAVAHKLCAAGHEVVGIDNVNSYYDPTLKNARLEPLRALENFTFFKTDLSDGNAIAHIFHEYPFDRVIHLAAQAGVRYSIDNPHAYLDSNINGFLNILEGCRNNGIEHLVYASSSSVYGTSNTTPYQTSSAVDHPISLYAATKRSNELMAHTYSHLFNIPVTGLRFFTVYGPWGRPDMAPFKFTKSIIEGKEIEVYNNGNLSRDFTYIDDIVESIIRIQDVLPVKDKFDMSSPDKSSAPYRVYNIGNGAPVSLARFIEAIESSAGKKAIKKFLPMQPGDVYTTHADTDELVNAIGYRPVVSIEEGMQRFVRWYSDFYGKH; from the coding sequence ATGAAGTATCTAGTGACGGGTGCTGCAGGGTTTATCGGAAGTGCCGTAGCCCATAAGTTGTGTGCTGCAGGGCATGAGGTAGTCGGGATCGACAACGTGAACTCGTACTATGACCCTACACTGAAGAACGCGCGACTCGAGCCTTTGAGGGCTCTGGAAAACTTCACCTTTTTCAAAACTGATCTCTCCGACGGTAATGCGATTGCACACATTTTTCATGAGTATCCATTCGACCGAGTGATTCACCTCGCTGCCCAGGCAGGTGTTAGATATTCGATTGACAACCCGCACGCGTATTTGGACTCCAATATCAACGGATTCCTCAATATCCTTGAAGGTTGCAGGAATAACGGAATAGAGCATCTGGTATACGCCTCCAGCAGTTCAGTGTACGGCACCAGCAATACGACGCCCTACCAGACATCATCGGCGGTCGATCACCCCATCTCATTGTATGCCGCTACGAAAAGATCCAATGAGCTGATGGCTCATACCTATTCACACCTTTTTAATATTCCGGTCACTGGCCTGCGATTCTTCACTGTTTATGGCCCGTGGGGACGGCCCGACATGGCGCCTTTCAAGTTCACGAAGTCGATCATCGAGGGCAAGGAAATCGAGGTTTACAACAACGGAAACCTGTCTCGCGACTTTACCTATATCGATGACATCGTTGAATCCATTATTCGCATCCAGGATGTGCTGCCGGTAAAAGACAAGTTTGATATGTCCAGTCCGGATAAGAGCAGCGCGCCGTATAGGGTCTATAACATCGGCAATGGCGCCCCTGTTTCCTTGGCCCGGTTTATCGAAGCCATTGAAAGCAGTGCCGGGAAAAAGGCAATCAAGAAATTCCTGCCTATGCAGCCTGGCGATGTTTATACCACCCACGCGGACACCGACGAGTTGGTCAACGCCATCGGTTACCGACCTGTTGTATCCATCGAAGAGGGAATGCAGCGGTTTGTGCGTTGGTATTCCGATTTTTACGGAAAGCATTAA
- a CDS encoding polysaccharide biosynthesis tyrosine autokinase, translating to MQQQAPVLNVQEDSSNEIDLLGLVGTLIDHKLLIAMVAGAFMVAGAAYAVLSTPVYRANALVQVEAKKNDMLGFSNISSMLGQESPSVTEIELIKSRSVLGKAIDNLNLDVEVEPNYFPVIGAFIARRFEPDRPQEVAAPWFGFNSFTWGGEELVISELQVPQALLGEPMTFVAGDNGTYTVLDEDGNTLASSSVGEAFDQDGLKISVKALSANPGAEFTVTRQPRMATIIEYQKVLDVFERGKDSGILSLALEDTDADRAIRTLNEIIRLYVRQNIDRTSAEAAASLDFLREQLPVVKRDLEKAEKALNEYQIHSKSIDISLETKAILDQIVALDSSISTLKLQRAEMDRKFTGQHPAYRALMTQLAELTSKQSSLIKKVEGLPATQKELFSLTRDVQVGNEIYTQLLNKSQELDVMRAGTVGNVHLIDEADVDQSKPVKPQKALFVLTMTLLGAFFAIALVLLRKALNRGLESPEAIEQLGLPVYASIPYSALQKTEDDKLSRSRASASKSMHLLAMDHPTDLAIEALRSLRTSLHFATLEAKNNRLMISGPSPAVGKTFVSGNLAAVIAQAGRRVLLVDVDMRKGYLHKLLGTGSENGLSDVLSRQCSLDTAIHPTSVSGFDFISRGRIPPNPSELLMKANFTAFLDEVSSRYDLVILDTPPLLAVTDAAIVGRLSGTNLIVTRFGLNPAREIQLTMRRFAQNGIELKGAIFNGVEKRASAYGYGDYGYYHYDYKSDSA from the coding sequence ATGCAGCAACAAGCGCCAGTACTCAATGTTCAGGAAGACAGTAGTAATGAGATTGATCTGCTCGGCCTGGTCGGGACGCTCATCGATCACAAACTATTAATTGCCATGGTGGCAGGTGCATTTATGGTGGCGGGGGCCGCGTATGCTGTTCTTTCGACACCTGTATATAGAGCCAACGCACTGGTGCAAGTGGAAGCCAAAAAGAATGACATGCTCGGCTTTTCCAACATAAGCAGTATGTTGGGACAGGAGTCGCCTTCCGTGACCGAGATTGAGTTGATCAAGTCCCGCTCTGTATTGGGCAAGGCCATTGATAATCTGAATCTGGATGTCGAAGTTGAACCCAATTACTTTCCGGTGATTGGCGCGTTCATCGCTCGTCGTTTCGAACCCGATCGCCCGCAAGAGGTCGCCGCGCCCTGGTTCGGCTTTAACAGTTTCACGTGGGGTGGCGAAGAACTGGTTATTTCCGAGCTGCAGGTTCCACAAGCTTTGCTGGGCGAGCCGATGACGTTTGTTGCAGGTGACAATGGTACCTACACCGTGCTCGATGAGGACGGCAACACGCTCGCCAGCAGCAGTGTTGGCGAAGCTTTCGACCAGGACGGTTTGAAGATCAGTGTCAAAGCCCTCAGCGCCAATCCGGGGGCAGAGTTTACCGTTACTCGCCAGCCGCGTATGGCCACAATCATCGAGTATCAAAAGGTCCTCGATGTATTCGAGCGGGGCAAGGATTCGGGCATCCTTTCCCTTGCTCTGGAGGACACTGATGCCGACCGAGCGATCCGCACGCTTAACGAAATCATAAGGTTGTACGTACGGCAGAATATTGATCGTACGTCAGCAGAGGCGGCTGCCAGCCTGGACTTCCTGAGAGAACAGCTGCCAGTGGTCAAGAGGGATCTGGAGAAAGCCGAGAAAGCGCTCAATGAATACCAGATTCACAGCAAGTCGATTGATATCAGCCTGGAAACCAAAGCCATTCTGGACCAGATTGTTGCACTGGACTCGAGCATTTCGACGTTGAAGCTTCAGCGTGCCGAGATGGATCGTAAGTTTACCGGGCAACATCCAGCGTATCGCGCATTGATGACGCAGCTTGCGGAACTCACTTCCAAGCAAAGCTCCTTAATCAAAAAAGTCGAGGGGCTGCCAGCCACACAGAAAGAGCTGTTCAGTCTTACCCGTGATGTCCAGGTGGGTAACGAAATCTATACCCAACTGCTGAACAAGTCTCAGGAACTGGACGTGATGCGTGCCGGGACCGTGGGTAATGTGCATTTGATCGACGAGGCTGATGTTGATCAAAGTAAACCGGTCAAACCTCAAAAGGCACTGTTCGTACTGACCATGACCTTGTTGGGTGCCTTTTTCGCAATTGCACTGGTTTTGCTTCGCAAAGCCCTGAATCGTGGGCTGGAATCACCGGAAGCCATTGAGCAACTTGGGTTGCCGGTTTATGCGTCCATCCCGTACAGCGCCTTGCAGAAAACCGAAGACGATAAGTTGTCGCGTAGTCGGGCAAGTGCGAGCAAGTCGATGCATCTGCTGGCGATGGACCACCCTACGGATCTCGCGATTGAAGCCCTGCGCAGCCTGCGTACCAGCCTGCACTTTGCAACGCTGGAAGCGAAGAATAATCGACTGATGATTTCCGGCCCAAGTCCGGCGGTGGGTAAGACCTTTGTTTCGGGAAACCTGGCGGCCGTTATCGCCCAGGCGGGTCGTCGAGTGTTGTTGGTCGACGTGGACATGCGCAAAGGCTACCTGCACAAGTTGCTCGGGACAGGTTCGGAGAATGGGCTTTCCGACGTTCTGTCCCGACAATGCTCCCTGGATACGGCTATCCATCCAACGTCAGTCAGTGGATTCGACTTCATTTCCCGGGGACGAATCCCACCCAATCCATCTGAACTTTTGATGAAAGCGAATTTTACAGCGTTCTTGGACGAAGTAAGCAGCCGATACGATCTGGTGATATTGGACACGCCACCCTTACTTGCTGTGACGGATGCTGCGATTGTGGGTCGTCTGTCAGGCACAAACCTTATTGTCACTCGATTTGGCCTGAACCCCGCGCGTGAAATACAACTGACCATGCGTCGTTTCGCGCAGAACGGTATTGAGCTCAAAGGCGCGATATTCAACGGTGTCGAAAAGCGCGCATCGGCTTATGGTTACGGTGATTACGGGTATTACCACTACGATTACAAATCCGACAGCGCCTGA
- a CDS encoding low molecular weight protein-tyrosine-phosphatase — protein MLKKVLIVCIGNICRSPTAEILLRDRLKDSDVEVRSAGIAALVGGSIEPTAHKLLAEREHLEIDHKGKQLTPECVKWADLILVMERKHVSAVLAIAPEARGKVVLLGKWQEDREISDPYRQGEPAFKHAIALIEEAVNAWAQRLVRC, from the coding sequence GTGTTAAAGAAAGTTCTGATTGTCTGCATCGGCAATATCTGCCGCAGTCCGACTGCAGAAATACTGTTGCGCGACAGGTTAAAGGACAGTGACGTCGAGGTCAGGTCGGCAGGTATAGCGGCCTTGGTCGGCGGCTCCATTGAGCCAACCGCGCACAAACTGCTCGCAGAACGCGAGCATCTGGAGATTGATCACAAGGGTAAGCAATTGACCCCTGAATGTGTGAAGTGGGCGGATCTGATTCTGGTGATGGAGCGCAAGCATGTATCTGCGGTGCTGGCCATCGCCCCGGAAGCGCGAGGCAAGGTAGTCCTCTTGGGTAAGTGGCAGGAGGATCGTGAAATCAGTGATCCCTATCGTCAAGGCGAGCCTGCTTTTAAACACGCCATAGCGTTGATCGAAGAAGCGGTAAATGCCTGGGCACAGCGTCTCGTACGCTGCTGA
- the galU gene encoding UTP--glucose-1-phosphate uridylyltransferase GalU, giving the protein MIRKCLFPAAGYGTRFLPATKAMPKEMLPVVNKPLIQYGVEEARAAGLQHMAIVTGRGKRALEDHFDISYELEHQIRGSEKEKFLSGTRELMEACTFSYTRQVQMMGLGHAILSGQPLIGDEPFAVVLADDLCLNLEGEGVLSQMIALYKQFRCSIVAIQEVPADQTHKYGVIAGEPIRDDLFRVSHMVEKPQPEDAPSNLAIIGRYILTPDIFDLIADTEPGKGGEIQITDALMKQAQKGCVLAYKFKGQRFDCGGAEGYIEATNFCYEHLYKKGL; this is encoded by the coding sequence ATGATCCGTAAATGCCTCTTTCCCGCAGCCGGCTACGGCACACGTTTCCTACCCGCGACAAAGGCCATGCCCAAGGAAATGCTGCCTGTGGTGAATAAGCCTCTGATTCAGTACGGCGTGGAGGAAGCCAGGGCTGCGGGGTTGCAGCACATGGCGATCGTTACCGGGCGAGGTAAGCGCGCACTGGAAGATCATTTTGATATCAGTTACGAACTGGAACATCAGATTCGCGGTAGCGAAAAAGAAAAGTTTTTGTCTGGCACACGAGAGCTGATGGAGGCTTGCACCTTTTCCTACACTCGCCAGGTGCAGATGATGGGCCTGGGGCATGCGATTTTGTCAGGACAGCCCTTGATCGGCGACGAGCCCTTTGCCGTGGTGCTGGCTGATGACCTGTGCCTGAACCTGGAAGGAGAAGGTGTTCTGTCGCAGATGATCGCTCTGTATAAGCAGTTCCGATGCTCCATCGTCGCCATTCAGGAAGTCCCTGCCGACCAGACCCACAAATATGGCGTGATTGCCGGCGAGCCCATTCGTGATGACCTCTTCCGTGTCAGCCACATGGTCGAGAAGCCCCAACCGGAGGACGCGCCATCGAACCTGGCGATCATTGGCCGTTACATTCTCACGCCGGATATCTTTGACCTCATCGCCGACACCGAACCCGGCAAAGGTGGCGAAATCCAGATTACCGACGCGCTGATGAAGCAGGCGCAAAAAGGCTGTGTACTTGCCTATAAGTTCAAGGGACAGCGATTCGACTGCGGCGGCGCAGAGGGCTATATAGAAGCGACTAATTTTTGCTACGAGCATTTGTACAAGAAAGGCCTGTAA
- a CDS encoding mannose-1-phosphate guanylyltransferase → MNASRSPIDFASQSLDSIAPGNRVIGHRCAEGSSGLMAWLRSYEPQCPSPHSKWLVERIGIFPSSGNIRCRVRCTSTVLENLRSVYANGVLDMEEKDGLSMTFAEWRFRIGLLDNNHEMLLTVESRGDVSLMKAKTAELLERIS, encoded by the coding sequence ATGAACGCTTCCAGATCACCGATCGATTTCGCCAGCCAATCATTGGACTCCATTGCACCGGGAAACAGGGTTATTGGGCACAGGTGCGCCGAAGGCAGCAGTGGATTGATGGCCTGGTTGCGATCCTATGAACCCCAATGCCCCTCGCCCCACTCCAAATGGCTGGTCGAGCGCATCGGCATTTTTCCATCTTCCGGAAACATCCGATGCAGGGTTCGCTGTACGTCGACCGTACTTGAGAACCTTCGCTCTGTTTACGCTAATGGGGTGTTGGACATGGAGGAAAAGGACGGGTTAAGCATGACGTTCGCTGAGTGGCGTTTCAGGATTGGCCTTCTCGATAACAACCACGAAATGCTGCTGACCGTTGAAAGTCGGGGCGACGTCTCATTGATGAAGGCGAAAACGGCGGAGTTGTTGGAAAGAATCAGTTGA